The proteins below are encoded in one region of Chloroherpetonaceae bacterium:
- a CDS encoding zinc ribbon domain-containing protein has translation MPMYDYRCLACGYEAEIQQRITEPALTVCTSCGKETFQRVISAAGGFVLKGTGFYNTDYKNSSAKNGHSKSTESTKSDSSSEKTSSTPSAATV, from the coding sequence ATGCCAATGTATGACTATCGCTGCCTTGCCTGCGGCTATGAAGCTGAAATTCAACAACGCATTACCGAACCTGCTTTAACCGTTTGCACCAGCTGCGGCAAGGAAACTTTTCAACGCGTCATTAGCGCTGCAGGCGGTTTTGTGCTCAAGGGCACAGGATTCTACAACACCGACTACAAGAATAGCTCCGCCAAGAACGGCCACAGCAAGTCCACCGAATCTACAAAGTCAGACAGCTCCAGCGAAAAAACTTCCTCGACTCCCTCGGCAGCCACAGTTTAA
- the gvpA gene encoding gas vesicle structural protein GvpA (There are 14 genes on the gvp gene cluster in halophilic archaea. The product of gvpA is a structural component of gas vesicles, which provide buoyancy to cells and promote flotation. It has been reported that the products of gvpAO and gvpFGJKLM represent the minimal set required for gas vesicle formation in halophilic archaea.) codes for MAIEKSTGASSLAEVIDRILDKGIVIDAFARVSLVGIELVAVEARVVIASVETYLKYAEAIGLTATAA; via the coding sequence ATGGCAATCGAAAAATCAACTGGTGCCTCGAGCCTTGCGGAAGTCATTGACCGCATTTTAGACAAGGGCATCGTCATTGATGCATTTGCACGCGTCTCACTGGTTGGCATTGAACTGGTCGCCGTGGAAGCGCGCGTCGTGATTGCCTCCGTTGAGACCTATCTCAAATATGCCGAAGCAATTGGTCTGACCGCAACGGCTGCCTAA
- a CDS encoding DUF58 domain-containing protein — MAEALPKEIFKKVRQLEIRTRGLVNNIFSGEYHSAFKGKGMEFAEVREYQFGDDVRSIDWNVSARRDDVFVKVYEEEREQTLMILFDASGSGAFGSANQFKRDLAAEISATLAFSAIKNNDKVGLAIFTDTVEKFVAPRKGRTHVLRLLREIFFFSPKGRTTNIAAALDFAIRVLKRRAIVFLISDLMDSGYIEKMKLINKKHDFVVIHITDPRELALPPIGLLELEDAETGEHIVVDTFDTTFLKSYESRIAQLHSNRKAQLQRLQIDVVQVSTHQSYIQPLANFFRQRELRQAF; from the coding sequence ATGGCAGAGGCGCTTCCCAAAGAAATTTTTAAGAAAGTGCGGCAACTGGAAATTCGCACACGCGGACTTGTCAACAACATTTTCAGTGGCGAGTATCACTCGGCGTTCAAGGGCAAGGGAATGGAGTTTGCTGAAGTGCGCGAGTATCAGTTCGGTGATGATGTGCGTTCAATTGACTGGAATGTTTCAGCACGGCGAGATGATGTCTTCGTTAAGGTCTATGAAGAAGAACGCGAGCAAACGTTAATGATTCTCTTCGATGCGTCAGGGTCTGGCGCATTTGGTTCTGCAAATCAGTTCAAGCGCGACTTAGCGGCAGAAATTTCTGCGACGCTGGCTTTCAGTGCTATCAAAAATAATGATAAAGTCGGACTGGCAATTTTTACCGACACGGTCGAGAAATTTGTGGCACCACGCAAAGGGCGCACACATGTGCTGAGACTGTTGCGAGAAATTTTCTTCTTTTCACCGAAGGGACGCACCACAAACATCGCCGCAGCACTGGACTTTGCTATCCGCGTGCTCAAACGGCGTGCGATTGTTTTCCTCATCAGCGACCTGATGGACTCAGGATACATTGAAAAAATGAAGCTCATTAACAAAAAGCACGATTTTGTAGTGATTCACATAACGGATCCCCGAGAGCTTGCACTGCCGCCCATAGGGCTGCTGGAGCTGGAAGATGCGGAAACAGGAGAACATATCGTGGTCGACACATTTGATACAACCTTTCTCAAAAGCTACGAAAGTCGGATTGCGCAACTTCATTCAAACCGAAAAGCACAATTGCAGCGCTTGCAAATTGACGTGGTGCAAGTGTCCACGCATCAATCTTACATCCAACCACTGGCAAACTTTTTCCGACAGCGTGAGTTGCGTCAAGCGTTTTGA
- a CDS encoding competence/damage-inducible protein A, with protein MQMQLDILSIGDELIIGQVVNTNASFIAKEFDRIGIATRRIVTVGDQKAIIQAELKASLEQVDIAVLTGGLGPTHDDITKAALAELFGLEYEFNEEAYQNCLSLFQRRGLKMPDINRSQAEVLRGALVLQNSCGTAPGMILHHLPSYPERYVVVMPGVPIEMQEMMRRSVLPYFAPLSKTYIKHTHLMTSGIGESQISELLGDEKAFLLPQTTLAYLPQTTHVKLRITTRGTDREQVEQENSAVVDFITRRLRKYLYATDDQPIEAVVGKLLQARRLTLATAESCTGGLIAHRITNVPGSSSYFLQSFVTYNNAAKERSLGVRHETLAEFGAVSEEVAREMAIGCLAKSGADIAIATTGIAGPSGGSDAKPVGMLCLGLATNHKLGNQVKTKTLYFTKDRLQNKELFSQAALDWLRLTLTETD; from the coding sequence ATGCAAATGCAGCTGGATATTCTCTCTATCGGCGATGAGCTTATCATTGGGCAAGTTGTCAATACCAACGCTTCGTTTATTGCAAAAGAGTTCGATCGCATTGGCATTGCGACGCGTCGCATCGTAACCGTGGGCGACCAGAAAGCTATCATTCAAGCTGAACTAAAAGCCTCTTTGGAACAAGTCGATATCGCCGTGCTTACAGGTGGCTTAGGTCCTACACATGATGACATCACCAAAGCAGCATTAGCCGAGCTTTTTGGCTTAGAGTACGAATTTAATGAGGAAGCCTACCAGAATTGCCTCTCACTTTTTCAACGACGTGGTCTCAAGATGCCTGACATCAACCGCTCACAAGCCGAAGTCCTTCGGGGTGCTCTCGTGCTGCAAAATTCTTGTGGCACGGCTCCCGGTATGATTTTGCATCACTTGCCAAGCTACCCTGAGCGATATGTGGTTGTGATGCCTGGTGTGCCTATTGAAATGCAAGAAATGATGCGCCGCTCTGTTTTGCCTTACTTTGCACCGCTCTCAAAGACCTACATTAAGCACACCCATCTGATGACCAGCGGCATTGGTGAATCGCAGATTTCAGAGCTTCTGGGCGATGAAAAAGCCTTTCTCTTACCTCAGACCACCTTAGCCTATCTTCCACAAACAACCCATGTGAAACTCCGAATCACCACACGCGGCACCGACCGCGAGCAAGTTGAGCAAGAAAATTCAGCGGTTGTAGATTTCATTACCCGTCGTCTTCGGAAGTATCTCTACGCCACTGATGATCAACCGATTGAAGCTGTAGTTGGGAAATTGTTACAGGCACGCCGGCTGACGCTTGCCACTGCCGAATCGTGCACAGGGGGATTGATTGCGCATCGCATTACCAATGTGCCCGGCTCTTCGAGTTACTTTTTGCAGAGCTTTGTAACATACAACAATGCCGCAAAAGAGCGCTCGCTTGGGGTGAGGCATGAAACGCTGGCGGAATTTGGTGCCGTCAGTGAAGAAGTGGCGCGCGAGATGGCTATCGGATGCTTGGCAAAGTCAGGTGCTGACATCGCCATCGCCACTACGGGTATTGCTGGCCCCAGCGGGGGCTCTGATGCCAAGCCTGTCGGGATGCTCTGCCTTGGCTTAGCTACCAATCACAAGCTTGGCAACCAAGTTAAAACCAAAACGCTTTATTTTACCAAGGACCGCTTGCAAAACAAGGAACTTTTCTCACAAGCTGCATTGGATTGGTTGCGTCTTACACTGACAGAGACAGATTAA
- a CDS encoding FecR family protein, whose amino-acid sequence MMKKVNMKIAFLSIALYLTASWVQASEKPKPDASKTDAQGVAIVVKAIKVVEAKEKQSNWRSVQRGQQLNSGTQVRTGAQSFSILKFADNSVVRISENSEIVIKGDKAAGNAMNKTVELNLGKVGFNIKKQGQGEVFRFSSPTAVASIKGTTGYFGNGSLLILSGLASLSLPDGSLARDVGEGQIGIVANGQVEVRPATQEELDEARRIVGEINERITIKFRDKNGNIREIEIR is encoded by the coding sequence ATGATGAAAAAAGTGAATATGAAAATTGCATTTCTGAGCATTGCGCTCTACTTGACGGCAAGCTGGGTGCAAGCGAGCGAAAAACCCAAGCCCGACGCGTCGAAAACCGATGCACAAGGCGTGGCTATCGTCGTCAAAGCAATTAAGGTCGTGGAAGCAAAAGAGAAACAAAGCAATTGGCGCAGCGTGCAGCGTGGTCAGCAGCTTAACTCAGGCACGCAGGTCAGGACAGGTGCACAGTCTTTTTCTATCTTGAAGTTTGCAGATAACTCTGTAGTGCGTATCTCAGAAAACTCAGAGATTGTCATCAAAGGCGACAAAGCGGCTGGCAATGCGATGAACAAGACCGTAGAACTTAATCTCGGCAAGGTCGGCTTCAACATCAAGAAGCAAGGGCAAGGTGAGGTCTTCCGCTTCTCCTCGCCAACAGCTGTGGCGTCTATCAAAGGCACAACAGGCTATTTTGGAAATGGAAGCCTGCTCATTCTCAGTGGACTGGCATCACTGTCGTTGCCTGATGGCTCACTTGCAAGAGATGTTGGTGAAGGGCAAATTGGCATAGTTGCTAACGGGCAGGTAGAAGTGCGTCCAGCTACTCAGGAAGAATTGGACGAGGCGCGTCGCATCGTAGGCGAAATCAATGAGCGTATTACCATTAAGTTCCGTGATAAGAATGGTAATATCAGAGAGATTGAAATCAGATAG